One window of the Nitrospira sp. genome contains the following:
- a CDS encoding PAS domain S-box protein, translating into MGLRVSDHRTASGRGSRAFTHRHQFMLIGLITAATLMAVLGGGTWLERRTVATSGEAVSIMAAEVSAKLDLLLNERVGDVQFLAESLAMNGGTSAARSHILSTFHQAYPLYLWIGIVDPAGRIVEATMPQARRLDVRAADWFQAVREERVGLYVGDIAVDEASPGAEAVSFTAPIVDHRVDAARRSFRGAVTTRVSAKQLERLVTEAIRLFQQKTSFFHTVEYKVLRADGGVFIDSDGARQGRLNLAQGNLPSVQRAGSGESGFVEEQHFVRRVPVLTGYARTQGAEGVESPKWTVLLRVDRAEVVEPVHRFLWTAGAAGLLIVGPLIGLLLNVTRRAQREWKETQEERMHARANERRLQTILEVEPEGVLVTDDGRRVLQINPAGCALFDAGFPEEILGRDIGRWVHEDDRRAYEDAHAAALQGRSVLMSGRLQGLSGQSRWFEMTSVLLPGEQGIPPSVLSVTRDITDQKHAQRRQALQHAVAKVLAEASTVEQAIPELLRVIGTSLEWQVGMFWRVQERARTLRCLHTWGAHPHPVEEFLEASRREIFSSGVGFPGRCWARGESLWEPDVLRGHDFVRTAAASKNGLHAGCVFPVWLRASVFGIMEFFSRDVHPRDADLLRTLATIGSQIGLFLERAEVEASLRENESRTRLIIDTALDAIVTMDRDGMITEWNAQAELLFGWQAHEAIGRDLADTIIPAGQRAAHRAGLARYLKTGQVSILGKLVEVQACHRDGRVFPAEVSIAHLRLNDTVVFSAFIRDISQRKESEQALSSYAQQLERSNHDLDAALGQARAATEAKSAFLATMSHEIRTPMNGVIGMTGLLLDTELTAEQREYGEAVRNCGDHLLTIINDILDFSKIEAGKMNLEIIDFDLRHAVEDALDLFGERASSKHLNLACLFHAEVPSALRGDPGRVRQVLTNLVGNAIKFTEQGDVVVQVRLGSQQDGAVVVRFDVTDTGIGLTEAQQARLFQAFSQADGSTTRKYGGTGLGLAICKRLVEIMGGEIGVASQPGTGSAFWFTARFELQGEAVEAVVPEALSVRGKRALIVDDKPINCRILDLLMRKWEVVPTVVSDYAAVVPHLQAQIRKGIPYDVAIIDADLADVDGLQLAQTVVAIGASAPRVILLTSVGKRGDAKAAKALGVSAYLTKPLRESQLVRCLAMVLDPSTAASAGGRTQPGAELVTRHTLAEAATSAGMKILLAEDNIINQKVAVRMFERLGHRVDVVANGLEAVEALSRIPYDLVFMDCQMPEMDGFEATRKIRSRERSGSGSGLHPSPNAHHRTPIIAMTANAMQGDREACLQAGMDDYVSKPVTSDALAVVFERWRPRGVEPVSAAARSDGPTIDPLVFDGLRVLSDEDDPGFLSRIIGHFLADTPTRLTALGAACRKGRAEDVQRIAHSLKGSAANLGALGLARMCDQVVLAAREELETVPALLAELELEFQRARGELEQDLREAA; encoded by the coding sequence GTGGGACTGAGAGTTTCGGATCATCGCACGGCATCAGGTCGCGGCTCCCGCGCGTTTACGCACCGGCATCAGTTCATGCTGATCGGACTCATTACCGCGGCCACACTGATGGCGGTGCTTGGGGGGGGCACCTGGCTGGAACGGCGGACAGTGGCGACGTCAGGGGAGGCGGTCTCCATCATGGCGGCGGAAGTGTCCGCCAAGCTCGATCTGCTGCTGAATGAGCGGGTCGGTGACGTGCAGTTCCTGGCAGAATCGCTGGCGATGAACGGGGGAACATCGGCGGCGCGGAGCCATATTCTGTCCACGTTTCATCAAGCCTATCCCCTCTATCTCTGGATCGGCATTGTCGACCCGGCCGGCCGGATCGTCGAAGCCACGATGCCTCAGGCCCGCCGGCTCGATGTCCGGGCCGCCGACTGGTTCCAGGCGGTGCGCGAAGAACGAGTCGGTCTGTACGTGGGCGACATCGCCGTCGATGAGGCGAGTCCCGGCGCAGAGGCCGTCTCTTTCACTGCCCCGATCGTGGATCATCGGGTGGATGCCGCCCGCCGGTCCTTTCGCGGCGCGGTGACGACCCGGGTGAGTGCCAAGCAGCTGGAGCGCTTGGTGACCGAAGCGATTCGGTTGTTCCAACAGAAGACGTCTTTCTTTCATACAGTCGAATATAAAGTGCTCCGGGCAGACGGCGGGGTGTTCATCGATTCGGACGGTGCGCGCCAGGGGCGTTTGAATCTCGCGCAGGGAAACCTGCCGTCGGTTCAACGTGCCGGCTCAGGGGAGTCGGGCTTCGTCGAAGAGCAGCATTTCGTCCGCCGGGTGCCGGTGTTGACGGGGTATGCCCGCACCCAGGGGGCAGAGGGGGTCGAGAGTCCGAAATGGACGGTCCTGCTGCGGGTGGACCGGGCGGAAGTCGTGGAACCGGTCCATCGCTTTCTCTGGACGGCGGGCGCCGCCGGCCTTCTGATCGTCGGGCCGCTCATCGGGCTCTTGCTCAATGTAACCCGTCGCGCCCAGCGGGAGTGGAAGGAGACGCAGGAGGAGCGGATGCATGCGCGCGCGAATGAGCGCCGGCTGCAGACGATCCTGGAGGTGGAGCCGGAGGGAGTGCTGGTGACGGATGACGGTCGTCGTGTTCTGCAGATCAATCCGGCCGGGTGCGCGCTCTTCGATGCCGGGTTTCCGGAAGAGATTCTTGGCCGGGATATCGGCCGCTGGGTGCACGAGGACGATCGTCGGGCGTACGAGGATGCGCATGCCGCCGCGCTCCAAGGCCGGAGCGTCTTGATGAGCGGCCGGCTGCAGGGCCTCTCGGGACAATCGCGCTGGTTTGAGATGACGTCGGTGTTGTTGCCGGGAGAGCAGGGTATCCCGCCGTCGGTCTTGAGCGTGACGCGGGACATTACGGATCAGAAGCATGCGCAGCGCCGTCAGGCGCTGCAGCATGCGGTGGCGAAAGTCCTGGCCGAAGCCTCGACGGTCGAGCAGGCGATCCCTGAGTTGCTGCGCGTGATCGGAACGAGCCTGGAATGGCAGGTCGGCATGTTTTGGCGGGTGCAGGAGAGGGCCAGAACGCTTCGCTGCCTGCACACGTGGGGCGCCCATCCGCATCCGGTGGAGGAGTTTTTGGAGGCCAGTCGCCGGGAGATCTTTTCATCCGGTGTGGGATTTCCCGGTCGCTGTTGGGCGCGGGGCGAGTCGCTCTGGGAGCCGGATGTCCTGCGGGGCCATGACTTCGTGCGAACGGCTGCGGCCTCGAAGAACGGCTTGCATGCCGGTTGTGTATTTCCCGTGTGGCTCCGGGCGAGCGTGTTCGGCATCATGGAGTTTTTCAGCCGGGACGTGCATCCCCGCGATGCGGATCTCTTGCGGACACTGGCGACGATCGGGAGCCAGATCGGGCTCTTTCTGGAGCGGGCGGAGGTCGAAGCCTCCTTGCGAGAGAACGAGAGCCGGACGCGTCTCATCATTGATACGGCGCTGGACGCCATCGTCACGATGGATCGGGACGGGATGATTACCGAATGGAATGCGCAAGCGGAGTTGCTCTTTGGATGGCAGGCGCACGAAGCGATCGGCAGAGATCTGGCCGATACGATCATCCCGGCCGGCCAACGGGCGGCGCATCGCGCCGGGCTGGCCCGCTATCTCAAGACGGGCCAGGTGAGCATTCTCGGGAAACTGGTGGAGGTGCAGGCCTGTCATCGTGATGGCCGGGTGTTCCCGGCGGAGGTCTCCATTGCGCATCTGCGCCTGAATGATACGGTCGTGTTCAGCGCGTTCATCCGGGATATCTCGCAGCGCAAGGAGTCGGAGCAGGCCCTCTCGTCCTATGCGCAGCAGTTGGAGCGCAGCAATCACGATCTCGACGCAGCCCTGGGCCAGGCCCGTGCCGCCACCGAGGCGAAATCAGCGTTTCTCGCCACGATGAGTCACGAAATCCGGACGCCGATGAACGGGGTGATCGGGATGACCGGGCTGCTGCTCGACACGGAGCTGACGGCGGAGCAACGGGAGTATGGCGAAGCGGTGCGGAATTGCGGCGATCATCTGCTGACAATTATTAATGACATTCTGGACTTTTCGAAGATCGAGGCCGGCAAGATGAACTTGGAGATCATCGACTTCGATCTGCGTCATGCGGTCGAAGATGCGTTGGATCTCTTTGGAGAGCGGGCCTCGAGCAAGCATCTGAATCTCGCCTGCCTGTTTCACGCCGAGGTGCCGAGCGCTCTGCGCGGCGATCCCGGGCGCGTGCGCCAGGTGCTGACTAACCTCGTGGGGAATGCCATTAAGTTTACCGAGCAGGGGGATGTCGTCGTTCAGGTGCGGCTCGGCTCGCAGCAGGACGGCGCGGTCGTCGTCCGGTTCGATGTCACGGATACCGGCATCGGCTTGACCGAGGCGCAACAGGCCCGCTTATTCCAGGCGTTCAGCCAGGCCGATGGGTCCACCACGCGAAAGTATGGCGGAACCGGATTGGGGTTGGCCATTTGTAAACGTCTCGTGGAAATAATGGGCGGGGAGATCGGGGTCGCCAGTCAACCGGGAACCGGCAGTGCCTTCTGGTTCACCGCTCGATTTGAACTGCAAGGGGAAGCGGTTGAAGCCGTCGTGCCGGAAGCGCTCTCGGTACGGGGGAAACGTGCGTTGATCGTCGACGATAAGCCGATCAACTGCCGGATCCTTGACCTCCTCATGAGAAAATGGGAGGTCGTGCCCACGGTGGTCAGCGACTACGCGGCCGTCGTTCCTCATCTTCAGGCGCAGATTCGCAAGGGGATCCCGTATGACGTCGCGATCATTGATGCCGATCTGGCCGACGTCGACGGACTCCAGCTTGCGCAAACGGTGGTGGCAATCGGGGCGTCCGCGCCGCGCGTGATCCTGCTGACGTCTGTCGGGAAACGGGGAGACGCGAAAGCGGCCAAGGCGTTGGGCGTGTCGGCCTATCTCACCAAACCGCTCAGGGAAAGTCAGCTCGTGCGTTGTCTGGCGATGGTGTTGGACCCGTCGACGGCTGCCTCCGCCGGAGGCCGGACGCAGCCGGGAGCGGAGTTGGTCACCCGCCATACGCTTGCCGAAGCGGCCACATCGGCGGGGATGAAGATTTTGCTCGCCGAAGACAACATCATCAATCAGAAGGTCGCCGTCCGGATGTTTGAGCGGCTGGGCCATCGGGTCGATGTCGTGGCAAACGGGCTTGAGGCCGTCGAGGCCCTGTCGCGCATCCCGTATGACCTGGTGTTCATGGATTGCCAGATGCCGGAGATGGACGGATTTGAAGCGACCCGCAAGATTCGATCGCGTGAGCGGTCGGGCAGCGGCTCGGGGCTGCATCCCTCTCCGAACGCTCACCACCGGACTCCTATCATCGCGATGACGGCTAATGCGATGCAGGGGGACCGTGAAGCCTGCCTGCAAGCGGGCATGGATGACTATGTCTCCAAGCCGGTGACGAGCGATGCCTTAGCCGTGGTGTTTGAGCGGTGGCGTCCGCGTGGGGTTGAGCCGGTGTCTGCAGCGGCGAGGAGCGATGGCCCCACGATTGACCCGCTGGTGTTTGACGGGCTTCGCGTGTTGAGCGACGAGGATGATCCCGGATTTTTATCCCGGATCATCGGCCATTTTCTTGCCGATACTCCGACCCGGCTGACGGCGCTGGGGGCGGCTTGCCGCAAGGGACGAGCGGAAGATGTCCAGCGGATTGCACACAGTTTAAAGGGGAGCGCAGCGAATCTGGGCGCGTTGGGCCTGGCCAGAATGTGCGACCAGGTCGTTTTGGCCGCCCGTGAGGAACTGGAGACGGTCCCCGCCCTTTTGGCTGAATTGGAACTTGAATTTCAGCGAGCCCGCGGAGAGTTGGAGCAGGATCTCAGGGAGGCGGCCTGA
- the rfaE2 gene encoding D-glycero-beta-D-manno-heptose 1-phosphate adenylyltransferase, whose product MPNKIVTKEQLVEQLKPLRARGSRFVFTNGCFDLMHVGHTRYLQAARALGDLLIVGVNSDDSVRSLEKAPDRPIVHEAQRAEVVAALGCVDFVVIFSEPDPKALITAVQPDVLVKGGDWPLDRIIGRDVVEARGGRVQTIPLVPGFSTTALIHRIRSASA is encoded by the coding sequence ATGCCGAACAAGATTGTGACCAAAGAACAACTGGTTGAGCAGCTCAAACCCCTCCGTGCCCGAGGGTCCCGGTTCGTCTTCACGAACGGCTGTTTCGACCTGATGCATGTCGGCCACACCCGCTATCTGCAAGCCGCCAGAGCCTTAGGTGATCTCCTGATCGTCGGGGTCAATTCAGACGACTCCGTCCGCAGCCTGGAGAAAGCCCCGGACCGGCCGATTGTCCACGAGGCACAGCGGGCGGAAGTGGTGGCCGCGCTAGGATGTGTCGATTTCGTCGTGATATTCTCCGAACCCGATCCCAAGGCGCTTATCACCGCCGTTCAGCCGGACGTGCTGGTCAAAGGCGGTGACTGGCCTCTGGATCGCATTATCGGTCGGGACGTTGTCGAAGCGCGCGGAGGCAGGGTACAGACCATCCCCCTGGTTCCAGGGTTCTCCACAACGGCATTGATTCACCGTATTCGCTCAGCCTCAGCTTAA
- the mfd gene encoding transcription-repair coupling factor, with translation MSHTPSPAEAWFAPLVSALKQASARPCVTGLHGSTAAFVLTSLTNAPSLAAYRNRPWIVVTANNETAERLFDDLQFCHQLMGAPSDRLTLFPQWETLPYEATAPHVSLVAHRMQTLHRLQSSPDTTLVTSVAALMHRLLPKDTWTHATLQLERNGTVERDTLLAKLLRLGYRRVSVVEIPGEFSIRGGLVDIFSTAYSDPLRIEFLGDSIEALRLFDAATQTSIRQVDEATILPAREYLRPEDSAEAYAPIAPDAEWRAPDLYPLMGTLFDYLPKEPILIFDQPATLQATCATLWSKIEDGYLRHGERDAANPYPSPERLFQTWDEIEIGAAGWSTLALEPLTPSDDTWSPVVPFPAQIPASAGLGIRGTPFSQTLSILDQLRSGHRVVLIARSRGQVDRLLALLREHDLPAAEWSPAAWAKRESGKPPIAVMHGDLSAGWLSETFHLALLTEEELFAKGTRHKTQPKSKTATFLSSLEDLNVGDYVVHVQHGIGRYLGLKRLTVQEFESDFLILEFAGADTLYVPLDRLSQVQRYSGADGHVPRLDRLGGTSWAKTTARVKKDIEEMAQDLIDLYANRELVKRDGYGRPSTLYHEFEAAFEYEETPDQLTAIQDIARDLESGKPMDRLVCGDVGYGKTEVAMRAAFKAIESGRQVAVLVPTTLLAHQHYENFAERFAPFPTKVAVLSRMQSPKDTKATLKDLAAGVIDVIIGTHRLLQKSVAFHNLGLVIIDEEQWFGVKHKERLKQLRTQVDVLTLTATPIPRTLQMAMASVRDLSIIDTPPASRLAIRTSVIKSNDKAIRDAILRELGRGGQTYFIHNRVETMSATGAWLQQLVPEARMVMAHGQMDPKLLEAVMLKFVKHEVDVLIASAIIQSGIDVPNANTIIVNRADTFGLAQLYQLRGRVGRGGEQAYAYLLIPDEGRLTEDAQKRLMAIQQFTELGSGFRIAAADLEIRGAGNLLGKAQSGHIAAIGLDLYLKMVEDAVQRLKGHTVEEEPDPTLRVPVSAFIPEAYVEDPHHRLSWYKRLTACKQVGELALLHGEIQDRYGLPPEPVERLLEVMQLRVLAKLLHINAIEVTHQSAIVTLGSKAAIPEPAVHAMMDRLKKRLRFLSPQAFEIQMPHDDWGSTFAELNTTLQSLGHCDTNKSTTQPKSGA, from the coding sequence GTGTCACACACACCCTCTCCCGCAGAAGCATGGTTTGCCCCGCTCGTGTCTGCGCTCAAGCAGGCTTCGGCGCGCCCCTGTGTCACGGGGTTACATGGATCGACCGCCGCATTTGTGCTCACCAGTCTGACCAACGCCCCATCGCTGGCCGCATACCGGAACCGCCCCTGGATCGTCGTGACGGCCAACAATGAGACGGCCGAACGGCTCTTTGACGACCTCCAGTTCTGCCATCAGCTCATGGGCGCCCCGAGTGACCGGCTGACGCTCTTTCCGCAATGGGAAACGCTGCCCTATGAGGCCACGGCGCCCCATGTCAGTCTGGTTGCGCACCGCATGCAGACGCTCCATCGATTGCAATCCAGCCCGGATACGACTCTCGTCACGTCGGTTGCGGCCCTGATGCACCGTCTCCTGCCGAAAGACACCTGGACCCACGCCACCCTCCAGTTGGAGCGCAACGGCACCGTCGAACGCGATACGCTGTTGGCCAAACTCCTGCGCCTTGGCTACCGGCGCGTGTCGGTCGTGGAGATTCCCGGCGAATTCAGTATTCGCGGCGGCCTGGTGGACATTTTTTCGACCGCCTACTCCGATCCGCTCCGCATCGAGTTTCTCGGGGATTCGATCGAAGCCCTCCGGCTGTTTGACGCCGCCACACAGACCTCGATCCGGCAGGTCGATGAAGCCACGATCTTGCCGGCGCGGGAATATCTCCGGCCAGAGGACAGCGCGGAGGCCTATGCCCCGATCGCACCGGATGCGGAATGGCGTGCGCCGGATCTGTATCCACTGATGGGCACGTTGTTCGACTATCTTCCCAAAGAGCCGATTCTTATTTTCGACCAGCCCGCCACGCTCCAAGCAACTTGCGCGACACTCTGGTCCAAGATCGAAGACGGTTACCTCCGCCATGGCGAACGGGACGCAGCCAATCCTTATCCCAGCCCCGAACGGCTCTTCCAAACCTGGGATGAAATTGAAATCGGCGCAGCCGGCTGGTCGACGCTCGCCTTAGAGCCGCTGACCCCATCCGACGACACCTGGAGTCCCGTGGTGCCGTTCCCGGCACAGATTCCGGCCAGCGCCGGCCTGGGGATTCGCGGAACCCCGTTCAGCCAGACCCTGTCCATCCTCGATCAGTTGCGGAGCGGACACCGTGTGGTGCTGATCGCGCGCAGCCGCGGACAAGTCGATCGGCTGCTGGCCCTGCTCCGAGAACACGATCTGCCGGCCGCGGAATGGTCCCCAGCGGCCTGGGCCAAACGGGAAAGCGGCAAACCGCCCATCGCCGTTATGCATGGCGACCTGTCGGCCGGCTGGCTGTCGGAAACGTTTCACCTCGCGCTCCTGACGGAAGAAGAACTCTTTGCCAAAGGCACGCGCCATAAGACGCAGCCGAAGAGCAAAACCGCGACGTTCCTCTCCTCACTCGAGGATCTGAATGTCGGCGACTATGTCGTCCACGTACAGCATGGCATCGGCCGCTATCTCGGCCTCAAACGGCTGACCGTGCAGGAGTTCGAGAGCGACTTCCTCATCCTGGAATTCGCCGGGGCCGACACGCTCTACGTTCCGCTCGACCGCCTGAGCCAGGTCCAGCGATACAGCGGCGCCGACGGACATGTACCCAGGCTTGATCGCCTGGGCGGCACCAGCTGGGCCAAAACCACGGCCCGGGTCAAAAAAGATATCGAGGAGATGGCGCAGGATCTCATCGACCTCTACGCGAATCGTGAACTGGTCAAGCGGGACGGGTACGGCAGACCCAGCACGCTGTACCACGAATTCGAGGCGGCGTTCGAATACGAAGAAACGCCGGATCAGCTGACGGCGATCCAGGACATCGCACGGGATCTGGAGTCGGGAAAGCCGATGGACCGGCTGGTCTGCGGCGATGTCGGCTACGGCAAGACGGAAGTGGCGATGCGGGCGGCGTTCAAGGCAATCGAGAGCGGACGGCAGGTCGCCGTCTTGGTCCCAACAACCCTGCTCGCCCATCAACATTATGAAAATTTCGCCGAACGCTTTGCGCCGTTCCCGACGAAAGTGGCGGTCCTGTCCCGCATGCAGTCTCCCAAGGACACCAAAGCAACGCTGAAGGACCTCGCCGCGGGCGTCATCGACGTGATCATCGGCACCCACCGGCTGCTGCAGAAGAGTGTGGCGTTCCACAATCTGGGCCTCGTCATCATCGACGAGGAGCAGTGGTTCGGAGTCAAGCATAAGGAACGGCTGAAGCAACTGCGGACGCAGGTCGATGTGCTCACCCTTACCGCCACGCCGATTCCGCGCACACTACAGATGGCGATGGCGAGCGTGCGGGACCTGTCGATCATCGACACACCCCCGGCCAGCCGGCTGGCGATTCGCACCTCCGTCATCAAGTCCAACGATAAGGCCATACGCGACGCGATCCTGCGCGAACTGGGCCGCGGCGGACAGACTTACTTCATTCACAATCGTGTGGAGACGATGTCCGCCACCGGGGCTTGGCTCCAACAGTTGGTCCCGGAAGCGCGGATGGTGATGGCCCACGGACAGATGGACCCCAAGTTGCTTGAAGCGGTGATGCTGAAATTCGTCAAGCACGAGGTGGATGTGCTCATTGCCTCGGCCATCATTCAGTCGGGCATCGACGTGCCGAATGCCAACACGATCATCGTGAATCGGGCCGACACGTTCGGGCTGGCTCAGCTCTATCAACTCCGGGGGCGCGTAGGACGCGGCGGGGAACAGGCGTATGCGTACTTGCTCATTCCGGACGAAGGCCGCCTCACCGAGGATGCCCAAAAGCGACTGATGGCGATTCAGCAATTTACGGAGCTGGGATCCGGTTTTCGCATCGCCGCGGCCGATCTTGAAATCCGCGGAGCCGGCAATCTGCTGGGTAAAGCGCAGTCCGGCCACATCGCCGCCATCGGCCTGGACCTGTACCTCAAGATGGTCGAGGACGCCGTACAGCGGCTCAAAGGTCATACGGTCGAAGAAGAACCGGACCCCACGCTGCGCGTCCCGGTCTCGGCCTTCATTCCGGAAGCGTATGTGGAGGATCCACACCATCGACTCTCGTGGTACAAGCGCCTGACGGCCTGCAAGCAAGTCGGTGAACTGGCCCTGCTCCATGGCGAAATCCAGGACCGGTACGGACTGCCGCCGGAACCGGTAGAGCGGCTCCTGGAAGTGATGCAGCTGCGCGTGCTGGCCAAATTGCTCCATATCAACGCGATCGAGGTGACCCACCAGTCGGCCATCGTCACGCTGGGATCCAAGGCCGCGATCCCTGAACCGGCCGTCCATGCCATGATGGATCGGCTGAAAAAGCGGCTTCGCTTCCTCTCTCCACAGGCTTTTGAGATCCAGATGCCGCATGACGACTGGGGTTCGACCTTTGCCGAACTCAACACAACCTTGCAAAGCCTGGGACACTGTGATACCAACAAATCAACGACACAGCCGAAATCGGGCGCCTGA
- a CDS encoding peptidylprolyl isomerase, whose product MRTFRSSLALAALLSGSLWILPGCTPPQEEPVLALVNGRAITQYEFDVRWNELSEATRVKYDKEGGKRRFLDELITRELLMQEARRQGLDQNDAIRDRAQRYKEQLVLDELLKDRLRAKVELSQAELDAYYEKHAHQLLAPLKVQVSQMLLNNYPAAKDLKKQIEAGGDFAKFAQRYSIDDKTKAKGGDLGPYRKGLLNPDVDAVVQTLRHGVISEPIKTDAGYYLVKVSPLEKETIQADLATRERLRQELLADKRRKQFEEVIADIRTKATVRLADASRYITEDIGKP is encoded by the coding sequence ATGCGCACTTTTCGCTCGTCACTCGCCCTCGCCGCCCTGCTTTCCGGCTCCCTCTGGATCCTGCCCGGCTGCACGCCGCCGCAGGAAGAGCCGGTCCTGGCGCTCGTCAATGGTCGTGCCATCACGCAATATGAGTTCGATGTTCGTTGGAACGAACTCTCCGAGGCCACTCGGGTCAAGTATGACAAGGAAGGCGGCAAGCGACGGTTTCTTGATGAATTGATCACCCGCGAACTGCTGATGCAGGAAGCCCGTCGCCAGGGACTGGATCAGAATGATGCGATTCGTGACCGGGCACAACGCTACAAAGAACAGCTCGTGCTGGACGAACTCCTGAAAGATCGTCTCAGGGCTAAAGTCGAGCTCTCCCAGGCCGAGCTGGATGCCTACTACGAAAAGCACGCCCACCAGCTGCTGGCGCCGCTCAAAGTCCAAGTCTCGCAGATGTTGCTGAATAATTATCCGGCGGCCAAAGATTTGAAGAAGCAGATCGAAGCCGGCGGCGATTTCGCCAAGTTCGCCCAGCGCTATTCCATCGACGACAAAACCAAAGCCAAAGGCGGGGATCTCGGCCCCTATCGGAAAGGCCTCCTCAACCCCGACGTCGATGCCGTCGTCCAAACCCTCAGGCACGGCGTGATCAGTGAACCCATCAAAACCGACGCGGGCTACTACCTGGTCAAGGTCAGTCCGCTGGAAAAAGAGACCATCCAGGCGGATCTCGCCACCCGGGAGCGGCTGCGTCAGGAATTGCTGGCGGACAAACGCCGGAAACAGTTCGAAGAAGTGATCGCGGATATCCGAACCAAGGCGACCGTTCGCCTGGCCGACGCGTCTCGCTACATCACCGAAGACATCGGAAAACCGTAG
- a CDS encoding peptidyl-prolyl cis-trans isomerase translates to MPVHLNPVSRTIVPVAFGLLISLLCFSPAPSAFSATQLEDRIVAVVNTDLIMQSDVRRELAPEQERIRQQYHGDELGQRLKTAEYMALTKMIERRLQLQEAKAKSVDVSDQEVKQAIQQMKQQGEKVNEKDPLSVRNVRDQLALLKVVDREVRSGVMVGDAEMKRYYKEHQTRFALPEEYTLSQILIQPRSADGTAEALEKARLVMAELKRGEKFEDAALRYSDGPNASRGGRLGLVRQGELLPAIERAIAPLVPGGISEIVETSEGYHIVRVDERTPKQFRPFDEVKFEIQSLVFQQKSEDVFQSWLVDLKNKAYIEIKF, encoded by the coding sequence GTGCCCGTGCATCTGAATCCGGTTTCCCGCACAATCGTCCCTGTCGCGTTCGGACTGCTGATCTCTCTGCTCTGCTTCAGCCCGGCCCCTTCGGCCTTTTCTGCCACTCAGCTGGAGGATCGGATCGTGGCGGTCGTAAACACGGACCTCATCATGCAATCCGACGTCAGACGTGAGCTGGCCCCCGAGCAGGAGCGCATTCGCCAGCAATATCATGGCGACGAATTGGGCCAACGACTGAAGACCGCCGAATACATGGCTCTGACGAAAATGATCGAGCGACGGCTGCAGCTGCAGGAAGCCAAAGCCAAGAGCGTGGATGTCTCGGATCAGGAAGTGAAGCAAGCCATCCAGCAGATGAAGCAGCAGGGCGAGAAGGTCAACGAGAAAGATCCGCTGAGCGTGCGAAACGTGCGCGATCAGCTCGCGCTCCTCAAAGTCGTCGACCGGGAAGTCCGGAGCGGCGTGATGGTCGGGGACGCGGAGATGAAACGATATTACAAGGAGCACCAGACGCGCTTCGCGCTTCCGGAAGAATACACGCTGAGTCAGATCTTGATTCAACCCCGCTCGGCCGACGGAACCGCGGAGGCGTTGGAGAAAGCGCGGCTCGTGATGGCGGAATTGAAGCGCGGGGAAAAGTTTGAGGATGCCGCGTTGCGCTATTCAGATGGGCCGAACGCCTCGCGCGGGGGTCGGCTCGGATTGGTCAGGCAGGGGGAGCTTCTCCCGGCGATTGAGCGCGCGATCGCCCCGCTGGTGCCAGGCGGGATCTCCGAGATCGTCGAAACCTCCGAGGGCTACCATATCGTCCGAGTCGATGAGCGGACACCGAAACAGTTTCGCCCGTTTGATGAAGTCAAATTCGAAATCCAGTCGCTGGTGTTCCAGCAAAAGAGCGAAGACGTCTTTCAATCCTGGCTGGTCGACTTGAAAAACAAGGCGTACATTGAAATTAAGTTTTGA
- the yihA gene encoding ribosome biogenesis GTP-binding protein YihA/YsxC — protein sequence MKILSSEFIKSCASAEQFPQGELLEIAVAGRSNVGKSSLINSLLNRRGLAKVSRTPGKTRAVNLFQIATSDPALAKFYLVDLPGYGYAKVSKSIRAEWGPLIESYVAEQPSLIAVVLLVECRVVTEQDRQTVAWLQSIGRAPVIVATKVDKLKPSERVRTLRQTHRDLGLPEGQQLIPYSVVTGEGRDPLWGVLRDLVKT from the coding sequence ATGAAAATTCTTTCATCTGAGTTTATCAAAAGTTGCGCGTCGGCAGAACAATTTCCTCAAGGGGAGTTGCTTGAGATTGCCGTCGCGGGACGATCGAATGTCGGAAAGTCCTCGCTGATCAATTCTCTGCTCAACAGGAGAGGGCTTGCCAAAGTGAGTCGGACGCCCGGTAAGACGAGGGCGGTGAACTTGTTTCAGATTGCCACCTCAGACCCGGCGCTGGCGAAGTTTTATCTGGTGGATCTTCCGGGCTATGGATACGCGAAGGTCTCGAAATCCATTCGTGCGGAATGGGGACCTCTGATCGAGTCCTATGTGGCGGAGCAGCCCTCATTGATCGCGGTCGTCCTGTTAGTGGAATGCCGGGTCGTCACGGAACAGGATCGCCAGACGGTGGCGTGGTTGCAATCGATCGGACGTGCCCCGGTCATTGTGGCGACCAAGGTCGATAAGCTCAAGCCCAGCGAACGGGTCCGGACGCTTCGTCAAACCCACCGCGATCTCGGCTTGCCGGAAGGGCAGCAGCTCATTCCCTATTCAGTGGTCACCGGGGAGGGGCGGGATCCGCTCTGGGGCGTCTTACGGGACCTCGTCAAAACTTAA